Sequence from the Deinococcus radiotolerans genome:
CACACCTCAGCCACGAGAAGTACTGCTCGGTGGCCGCCAGCCTGAACAGCGAGATCACCGTCGACACCCGCGTCGAGTAACGCGTCACTGGAGCGGGCTGCGCCTCACCTGTAGGCGCGGCCCGCTCTGCGGTCGGTTCAGACCGGTGCGGCTGCCAGCGCCCGGTCCAGGCGTTCCAGCAGCAGGTCCACCTCGGGCGCCGTGATGCTCAGCGGCGGCCCCAGCAGCAGGTGGTCCCCACGCACGCCGTCCACTGCCCCGGACCCCGGGTAGGTCAGCAGGCCCTCCTCACGGGCCGCTGCCGCCACCCGGTCGGCCAGTCCAGGCCGGTTGAGCGCCTGCCCGGTGGCGGGGTCGCCCAGGACCACGCCCAGCAGCAGCCCCTGCCCGCGCACGGCCAGAACCTGCGGGTACCGCTCCTTCAGGGCCTCCAGACCCGACAGGAGTTGCGCGCCGCGCTCGCGGGCCGCCTGCACCAGTCCCTCCTGCTCCACGATGTCCAGGACGCTCAGGCCTGCCGCCACGCTGACCGGATGTCCCGAGTACGTGAAGCCGTGTTTGAAGGCTCCGCTGCCGCCCATGACCGTGTCGTAGAGCTGCGGGCTGGCCATCAGGCCCGCCAGGGGCGCGTACCCGGCCGCCAGGCCCTTGCCGAGCACCACGATGTCCGGCGTGACGTCCCCGCCCAGGCGCACGGCCAGCGGCGCGCCGCATCGGCCCATGCCACTCATGACCTCGTCCGCCACGAACAGCACGCCGTACTCCCGGCAGATCTGGGCCATCCGGGCGTGGTACCCGGCGTTCGGGGCGAGCGCCGCGTCTGAGGCGCCCACCACCGGCTCGCAGATGAATGCCGCGACCGATTCCGGGCCGGCCGCCTCCAGCACGGCGCGCAGCCGCTCGGCGTCCGCCTCGCCGCTCAGGGCAGGGTCGGGTTTCGGCATCTTCGGCCAGGCGTCCTCGCGGATCAGGGGCGCGTAGACCTCCCGGCGCGCGCCCATCCCCGACGCCGCCAGCGCGCCCAGCGACGCCCCGTGGTAACTGGGAACGCGCGTGATGACCTTGAAGCGCCCCGGCTCGCCCCGCTCCACGTGGTACTGGCGGGCCAGCTTGATCGCGCTCTCGTTCGCCTCCGAACCTCCCGACACCGCCCAGAAGCGGTACGCGGGCAGGTGCAGGAAGTCCGCGAGGCGCGAGGCGTACGCCTCCAGCACGTCACTCGTGAACTGCGAACCGTGCACGAACGCCAGTTGCGCCGCCTGACCGGCCATCGCCTGCGCCACGGCCACGCGTCCATGCCCGATGTTCGCCACGAGCGCCCCGGACGACCCGTCCAGGAACGAGCGGCCATCCTGCGTCTCGATGAACACGCCCCCGGCACGCACGGCGACCGGGTACGTCCTGCTGCTGCGGTAAAACACGTTCGACATAGAAATCCTTTTCCTTACCAGGTGTCGCCGCCGCCAGGAGGGGGCCACGCGCCCAGCGCCTGCCGCACCGTGACCACCTGACCGAAGTGGTGCGCGGTGTGCAGCGCCATGTCTGCCAGCAGCTCCCCGATGGTCTCCTCGTGATTCACGGGGTTGGACAGGTCCGGCCGGGCCGCGTGCGGGTCAATGCGGGCCAGCAGCTCGTAGAACTCGTTCTTCACGCGCGCCCAGTCCGCTGCGGGCACCTCGGGCCACGTGTCGGCCGCGTGCGCCGGGTACGGCTGGGCTTGCCCCATCTCGATGATGTCCAGCATCCAGCGGTTCCACCAGTTCACGTGAGCGACCAGTTCCGCCACGCTGTGGGGCAGGCCCGCCGGGCGCGTCGTGGCCTGCTCCTCCGTGAGGCCGCTGAGGGACGCCTCCACGCCCACGAACGCCTGCCCACCCCGGAACAGTTTCGGGAGGAGCCGGGCGAATGCGAGCTGCGAGCGTTGATTGCGGGTGTCATCCGTCATGTGGCCAGTGTCCCAGATAAAGCGGAGAAACGAGAATAGGAGGATGAATCCGCAACAGTCCCTGAACATCCGGACGCTGCCCGAACTGGGCGTGCAGGTCGTGCACGCCGCCGATATTCCAGAGGTGATCGGCGCGACCTTCGGCCTGGACGGCCTGCTGCTGCGGGATGCCGACCTGGGACCAGACTTCCTGAACCTGAAGACGGGGCTGCTGGGTGAGCTGTTCCAGAAGTTCGTGAACTACCGCCTGCCCGTCGCGCTGGTGGTGACTGATCCGGACCGCTACGGGCCGCGCTTCACGGAACTCGCCCGGGAGCACGCCCGGCATCCACTCATCCGCTTCGTGCCAGACGAGGCGGCAGGGCGGGCGTGGCTGCACCGGCAGACCGCGCCCCACCCCACGCACCCTCAGTAGCGCTGCGCGATGGTCTTGGTCTGCAGGAACCAGAACAGGTAGTCCGGGCCGCCCACCTTGGCGTTCGTGCCGCTCATGCCGTACCCGCCGAACGCATGGGTGCCGCTCAGGGCGCCCGTGCACTTGCGGTTGATGTACAGGTTCCCCACGTGCATCTTCCGGCGGGCCTCGTCAATTTTACGTGGATCGCGGGAGTAGAACGCGGCGGTCAGGCCGTACTCGCTGTCGTTCGCCAGTTCAATGGCGTGCTCCCAGTCGCGCGCCTTCGTGAAGGCCAGCACCGGCCCGAAGATCTCCTCTTGGAACAGAGGATCGTTTGACTCCACATCCGCGAGGATGGTGGGCCCCACGTAGCCGCCCACGCGCTCACCCACATCCGGCGTCTCGCCGCCGAGCAGCAGGCGCACACGGCCCTGCCCCTCCTGCACGTACTTCGCAATGCGCTCGGCACTGCCCTGCGTGATGACGGGGCCCAGGTCGGCATTCTCCTCGGGCAGGCCCACCTTCAGGCTCTTGGCCCTCTCGACCACCTTGTTCAGCAGGTCGTCGTACACGCTCTCCTCGACGATCACGCGTGAGCAGGCGCTGCACTTCTGCCCGCTGTACCCGAACGCCGCCTGCACGATGCCGGTCGCGGCGGCCTCAAGGTCCCCGTCGGCGCACACGACCGTGGGGTCCTTGCCGCCCATCTCGGCAATCACGCGTTTGAGCCACTTCTGCCCGGGCTGCACCCGCGCGGCGCGCTCGTAGATGCGGCAGCCGATCTCCTTGCTGCCCGTGAACGCGATCATCCGCACGCCCGGGTGATCCACCAGCGGATCGCCGAGCACGTCGTCCGTGCCGGTCAGGAACTGCACGGTCCCGCGCGGCAGCCCGGCCTCGAACAGCAGCTCAATCATCAGGTACGAGGACAGCGGCGTCTCGGACGCGGGTTTCCAGATGACGGTGTTCCCGGCGGCCAGCGCGCCCAGCGCCATGCCCAGCGGAATCGCGCTGGGGAAGTTCCACGGGCTGATGCAGGCCACGACGCCCAGCGGCTCGTACACGGTCGTGACGTGTTCGTCGGGCATGGGGTACACGGGCTTGCCGCTCGCCCAGCGCATCGCCTCGCGCGCGAACACCTCGAAGTGATCCACGGACTCCGCGACCTCACCGTCCGCCTCGGCCCAGTTCTTGCCGTTTTCCAGCGTCATGACGGCGTTGAATTCCATGCGGCGCGCGCGCAGCAGCTCGGCGGCGCGCTTGAAGATCGTGGCCCGCTGGAACGGCTCGGTGAAGCGCCACTCCTCGAAGGCCTGCTGCGCGGCCTTCACGGCGTCGTCCAGCTGGGCGGGCGTGGCCTTCTGGAAGGACCAGACGACCTCGCGGTTGTCGGCGGGATTGTGCACGTCGAAGGTGCCGCTGCCCTGCACCTCCTGGCCGTTCACGATCAGCGGGAACGTGCGCCCCAGGTACTTCTGGCGCACCTGCTCGAACGCGGCGCGCTGGCGCCCGGCCACCTGCTCATCACGGAAGTTGAAGTACGGTTCGTGCTCGAAGGGAAGGAACCCTTCCATCAGGGTGCTGCTCATAGAACCTCCTTGTGGTTGCCGCGAGGCTAACACACCCGGCCCATAGGGCGTAAACACGCTGTCAGACGCTCAAAATGCCATGCCGCTAAGCGGAGTGGAAGTGCAGAAATGAGCCATAAACCTTTCGATTGAAAAGCGGCCGTTGATGTGAAACTGGAGCCGCCGCTTGATCCGTGCACGCCACGCCGTCCGGAATGCATGAGACACCCGTGGGCCGAACCTGGACGCTCGACCTTTGGAGGCGTCAACAGCCCGCAACCGGCAACGTTTACGGCGCCGCAGGCTGCTCGGCCATGCGCTGGGCCCACAGGGCCGCGCCAATCAGTCCCGCATCCGCCCCCAGCGCCGCGTGCACCACTTCGGGCCGGTAGCGTTCCGGGAACGCCCCCAGCGCCTCACGCACCCGCGAGAGATACCCGGCGCGCAGACCCACGCTGCCACCCAACGCCACACGCGTCACGCCCAGCAGGGCCGCAATATCCGCAATCTTCCACGCCAGCGCAGACGCCGAATGCCGGTACTCTGCGTCCGCCGAGGCATTCCCCGCCTCGGCGGCGTCGCACAGGGCGCGGGCGTCCGCGTACCCCAGCGTGACGCCGCGGGCGTTCAGGGCCGTCCCGCTCGACTCGAACTCCATCGGGGCCAGCCGCCCCGCCGGGGTGGGCGTGCCCGCATGCCAGTGCGCCGGGACACTCACGAAGCCCAGCTCCGCGTCCAGCCCGTTGCCCGCCAGGTGCAGCTGCCCACCCAGCACCAGGCCCGCGCCCACCCCCGTGCTGACGGTCACGAACATGAACTCCGTCGTGCCCACCCCCGCGCCAGCCGCGAACTCCCCCCACGCGGCGGCCCGCGCGTCATTCAGCGCGGCACACGGCAGGTTCAGCCCTGAGCCCAACCGCTCAGCCAGGGCAACGTCCACCCAGCCGGGAAAGGTATGCGTGGCGGTGGCGGTCACGCGGCCCCGCGCCACCGCACCCGCGCAGGCCACGCCCACCGCGCCCGCACGCTCCGCCAGGGGCCGCGCCAGGTCCAGCGCCGCCGCGATCACCGCGTCCGGCGTGGCCGGGCGGGGCGTGCGGGCCTCCACGCGCTCCAGCACGCGGCCCCCCTGCACGAGCGCCGCGCGCATGCTGGTCCCCCCGATATCCAGGGCCAGCAGGGAAGACGGAGCGGGGCGGGCAGGCGAGGAAGCAGCAGTCACGCGCGCATTCTGCCACCGCCTGTCCCCCCGACGCCCCGGGCCACCTAGGGGCGATCCAGCGCCCTGAGCGCCGCCACGCGGTCACGGGTCACCGGATGCGACCGGAAGATATCCAGCCACGCGGGATCCTCCTGCTGGTCCCCGTGGCGCTCCTCGGCCTCCAGGCGGGTCAGGATGTCCTGAAGGGGGCGCGTGGTGCCGTACCGGCTCAGCATGAAACTGGCGGACACGCGGTCCGCTTCCGACTCGGCCGCGCGGGAATACCCGCCGCGCAGGATCGCAGCCGGCACCGCCGCCGCGAACGTACTGGCACTGACCAGGTCCCCCGTGATCAGCGTCGTGACCAGGCCCAGCCCCAGGCCCTGGTACACCGTGGCCAGCCCGTGCCGCCGCGTGACGTGGCCCGTCTCGTGCGCCAGCACCCCCAGAAGCTCGCGGTCACTGCGGGCCAGGGCGACCAGCTGATCGGTCATGACAATCGTGCCGTTCGGCAGCGCGAACGCGTTCGCCCCCACCCCCAGGTCACCGGCCGGTTCGCCGTCGCGCAGCAGCAGCCGGTACGGGTACCCGCCGGCCGCCCAGAGCTGCACCTCCCGGAATTCCCGTTGCAGCTCCGCCTGCCGCTCGCTGGGCAGACCGCTGGGCCCGATGAAATCCTGCTCCTCCAGCACCCGCAGCGTCTGCGTGTCGAACGAGGCCAGCACGCCCCGCGGCGTGACCCGCGCGGCCTGCGTCGCCAGCGCCGGGATGCCCCACACGATGAATCCACCCAGCAGGGTGAAGGCCACCACCACCGCCAGGACGGCACTTACCCAGTGCGCTTCCAGCCACGCCACGCCCCGCAGCGCCCGGTTGCGCCCACTGACCCGTTCCCACGCCAGCAGCGGCGCGGAGTCCACCGTCTCGAACCGCGCGCCGTCCGGCAGGCGCAGCACGCGCCGCACCCCGGGAATCGGAGGGTCCACCCGCACCACCCCCGCCGGGACCACGACCGGTGCAGGCTCACCGTCTATCGTCAACGTCACCGGGTCACCGAGCGTCAGCGTCGCCGTGCGGTCCCGGCTGCTGTGGCCGTCAAAATACACGCCGCGCAGCGTGGCCGCGCCCGGCCCGGAGAGGTTCATCAGAAGCCCACCTGAATATCCAGGAGTTCTGTGGCCGCCTCACCCAGCGCCGTGCCCGGCAACTGCACCTGACCGCGGAAGTGATCCAGGTCCGTGATGGTGCGGACGTGCACGCCACCCAGCACGAACCGCGTCCGGCGGACCGCCGCCCACGGCGTCGCCAGGCCCAGCGTCACCACCTGCGCGAGGCTGTTCGTGACGCTCAGCCAGACCAGCGCCCACGGACTGAAGGTCGCGCCGGACCGCACCACGCCGCCCAACTCGGCGTTGTTCAGCACGTAGCGCATGGTCGCGCCCCGCACGTACTGCCACGCCACCACGTACAGCAGCAGGAACGACACGTACGCCACCACAGCAAACACCGCAAACGTCGTGGGCGACACCCGCTCCCACAGGTCACCTGTCCCCGTATTCAACTCGCCGCTCAGCGTGGACCACGCCGCCGCCACCACGCCGCCCAGCAGCAGCGCGATGACCCCACCCGCGACGCTTAGACCCAGTGAGGTCAGGCCAATCATGTAGAACGGCGCGACGTCCCCCCGGAAATGCCCGCGCGCCTGCCCGTACCCCAGACCTTTCACCTGGTACTGCCGCTGCATGAACCACGCCCACGGCAGCGCAAAGATGCCCGCGATGGACGAGGCCAGATTCGCCGCGCCATACGCCACGTACGACTCGCCCGCCGTGCCATTGAACGAAAAATTCAGACCCCGGTGAAAGGTGTTCGCCGCCTGGAACCGCAGCGACCGCCACACCAGCCACGGGTACAGCACCACGTACAGCAGCAGCAGGGGAAACCCCAGCCAGTACAGTTCGCGCTGCATGGCGAAGCTGTACAGCACGAACAGCGCGCCCACCAGCACGTAGCCGCGCAGCAGCGCCGCCGGATTCGCACGGTACTCGAAGTTCTGCCCGTCCAGCCACGTGTGACCGTAGAAGTACTGCCGGGTCCTCACCCGCGC
This genomic interval carries:
- a CDS encoding aminotransferase family protein, translated to MSNVFYRSSRTYPVAVRAGGVFIETQDGRSFLDGSSGALVANIGHGRVAVAQAMAGQAAQLAFVHGSQFTSDVLEAYASRLADFLHLPAYRFWAVSGGSEANESAIKLARQYHVERGEPGRFKVITRVPSYHGASLGALAASGMGARREVYAPLIREDAWPKMPKPDPALSGEADAERLRAVLEAAGPESVAAFICEPVVGASDAALAPNAGYHARMAQICREYGVLFVADEVMSGMGRCGAPLAVRLGGDVTPDIVVLGKGLAAGYAPLAGLMASPQLYDTVMGGSGAFKHGFTYSGHPVSVAAGLSVLDIVEQEGLVQAARERGAQLLSGLEALKERYPQVLAVRGQGLLLGVVLGDPATGQALNRPGLADRVAAAAREEGLLTYPGSGAVDGVRGDHLLLGPPLSITAPEVDLLLERLDRALAAAPV
- a CDS encoding M48 family metallopeptidase → MNLSGPGAATLRGVYFDGHSSRDRTATLTLGDPVTLTIDGEPAPVVVPAGVVRVDPPIPGVRRVLRLPDGARFETVDSAPLLAWERVSGRNRALRGVAWLEAHWVSAVLAVVVAFTLLGGFIVWGIPALATQAARVTPRGVLASFDTQTLRVLEEQDFIGPSGLPSERQAELQREFREVQLWAAGGYPYRLLLRDGEPAGDLGVGANAFALPNGTIVMTDQLVALARSDRELLGVLAHETGHVTRRHGLATVYQGLGLGLVTTLITGDLVSASTFAAAVPAAILRGGYSRAAESEADRVSASFMLSRYGTTRPLQDILTRLEAEERHGDQQEDPAWLDIFRSHPVTRDRVAALRALDRP
- a CDS encoding ROK family protein, whose amino-acid sequence is MTAASSPARPAPSSLLALDIGGTSMRAALVQGGRVLERVEARTPRPATPDAVIAAALDLARPLAERAGAVGVACAGAVARGRVTATATHTFPGWVDVALAERLGSGLNLPCAALNDARAAAWGEFAAGAGVGTTEFMFVTVSTGVGAGLVLGGQLHLAGNGLDAELGFVSVPAHWHAGTPTPAGRLAPMEFESSGTALNARGVTLGYADARALCDAAEAGNASADAEYRHSASALAWKIADIAALLGVTRVALGGSVGLRAGYLSRVREALGAFPERYRPEVVHAALGADAGLIGAALWAQRMAEQPAAP
- a CDS encoding DinB family protein, with the translated sequence MTDDTRNQRSQLAFARLLPKLFRGGQAFVGVEASLSGLTEEQATTRPAGLPHSVAELVAHVNWWNRWMLDIIEMGQAQPYPAHAADTWPEVPAADWARVKNEFYELLARIDPHAARPDLSNPVNHEETIGELLADMALHTAHHFGQVVTVRQALGAWPPPGGGDTW
- a CDS encoding DUF4180 domain-containing protein, giving the protein MNPQQSLNIRTLPELGVQVVHAADIPEVIGATFGLDGLLLRDADLGPDFLNLKTGLLGELFQKFVNYRLPVALVVTDPDRYGPRFTELAREHARHPLIRFVPDEAAGRAWLHRQTAPHPTHPQ
- a CDS encoding L-glutamate gamma-semialdehyde dehydrogenase — encoded protein: MSSTLMEGFLPFEHEPYFNFRDEQVAGRQRAAFEQVRQKYLGRTFPLIVNGQEVQGSGTFDVHNPADNREVVWSFQKATPAQLDDAVKAAQQAFEEWRFTEPFQRATIFKRAAELLRARRMEFNAVMTLENGKNWAEADGEVAESVDHFEVFAREAMRWASGKPVYPMPDEHVTTVYEPLGVVACISPWNFPSAIPLGMALGALAAGNTVIWKPASETPLSSYLMIELLFEAGLPRGTVQFLTGTDDVLGDPLVDHPGVRMIAFTGSKEIGCRIYERAARVQPGQKWLKRVIAEMGGKDPTVVCADGDLEAAATGIVQAAFGYSGQKCSACSRVIVEESVYDDLLNKVVERAKSLKVGLPEENADLGPVITQGSAERIAKYVQEGQGRVRLLLGGETPDVGERVGGYVGPTILADVESNDPLFQEEIFGPVLAFTKARDWEHAIELANDSEYGLTAAFYSRDPRKIDEARRKMHVGNLYINRKCTGALSGTHAFGGYGMSGTNAKVGGPDYLFWFLQTKTIAQRY
- a CDS encoding YjgN family protein, coding for MTSAVALAVPDVTRHDLRFTGTAGEYFRLWIVNVALTLVTLGIYLPWARVRTRQYFYGHTWLDGQNFEYRANPAALLRGYVLVGALFVLYSFAMQRELYWLGFPLLLLYVVLYPWLVWRSLRFQAANTFHRGLNFSFNGTAGESYVAYGAANLASSIAGIFALPWAWFMQRQYQVKGLGYGQARGHFRGDVAPFYMIGLTSLGLSVAGGVIALLLGGVVAAAWSTLSGELNTGTGDLWERVSPTTFAVFAVVAYVSFLLLYVVAWQYVRGATMRYVLNNAELGGVVRSGATFSPWALVWLSVTNSLAQVVTLGLATPWAAVRRTRFVLGGVHVRTITDLDHFRGQVQLPGTALGEAATELLDIQVGF